From the Mycoplasmatota bacterium genome, one window contains:
- a CDS encoding RHS repeat-associated core domain-containing protein → MIQTKNYNADGIEKTELDIAKINPYRYRGYRFDEETGWYYLNSRYYNPEISRFINTDGRLNPSILGKNMYAYTQNNPVNYIDPHGTFSNLLHYLLLHALKQQHILHYSLVLGKLFRQV, encoded by the coding sequence ATCATTCAAACAAAAAATTACAATGCAGATGGAATAGAAAAAACTGAACTTGATATAGCAAAAATAAATCCATATCGTTATAGAGGATATCGATTTGATGAAGAAACAGGCTGGTATTATTTAAATAGTAGATATTATAACCCTGAAATAAGTAGATTTATTAATACTGATGGTCGATTAAATCCTAGTATTCTAGGGAAGAATATGTACGCTTATACTCAGAATAATCCAGTAAATTATATTGATCCTCATGGTACGTTTAGTAATCTGCTACATTATTTGCTTCTGCATGCTTTGAAGCAGCAGCATATACTGCATTATTCCCTGGTGCTGGGCAAGTTATTTCGGCAGGTTTAA
- a CDS encoding IS1595 family transposase → MINKIDLINELNKLSIKNYEDVFSFIMSFNNPIESKSDICLNCPHCGSVEFVKNGKTNKGIQRYICRECNKSFCDTSNTLLYRSRCTEDIWLKFIDCEISGLSLKETAYYNNLSITTCFYMRHKLYKAIRNLKMKETLSSKVELDCIYTKINLKGTKPSNMPRHSKKRGNTSAYSGISHHKVCIVAAIDENDNMLLEIAGVGSESMEKYTKYTDKFMDTTLIISDSKPCIQQFANNLGVKNDKVPVIANKKRYTTNLGNSLGDINQLATGITKIIKNSHGVSIRHLQDYLSFYLYKKQLHYRTNRKDHANIMYNLLKYNHHLSNKDTLNFDYPISLKDAYYEYRYGIFA, encoded by the coding sequence ATGATAAATAAAATAGATTTAATTAATGAATTAAATAAACTATCTATAAAGAATTATGAAGATGTTTTTAGTTTCATTATGTCTTTCAATAACCCTATAGAATCTAAAAGCGATATTTGTTTGAATTGTCCACATTGTGGTTCAGTTGAGTTTGTTAAAAATGGAAAAACAAACAAAGGAATTCAAAGATACATTTGTCGCGAGTGTAATAAATCATTTTGTGATACATCTAACACTCTTCTTTATAGAAGTAGATGTACTGAAGATATATGGTTAAAATTTATTGATTGTGAAATATCAGGATTATCTTTAAAAGAAACTGCTTATTATAATAATTTAAGTATCACAACTTGTTTTTATATGCGACATAAGCTTTATAAAGCAATCAGAAACTTAAAGATGAAAGAAACTTTATCTAGTAAAGTTGAATTAGATTGTATTTATACAAAGATAAATCTTAAAGGAACCAAACCATCAAATATGCCTAGACATAGTAAAAAGAGAGGTAATACATCTGCATATTCAGGTATATCTCATCACAAAGTATGTATTGTCGCTGCAATCGATGAAAATGATAATATGTTGCTTGAGATAGCTGGAGTTGGATCGGAATCAATGGAAAAATACACTAAATATACCGATAAATTTATGGATACAACTTTAATTATTTCTGACAGTAAACCATGTATTCAACAATTTGCGAATAATTTAGGTGTTAAGAATGATAAAGTTCCTGTGATAGCTAATAAAAAACGTTATACTACTAATCTAGGTAATAGTTTAGGTGATATTAATCAATTGGCTACCGGGATTACTAAGATTATAAAAAATAGTCATGGTGTATCTATAAGACATTTACAAGATTACTTATCATTTTACCTATATAAAAAACAATTACATTATAGAACTAATCGAAAAGATCATGCAAATATAATGTATAACTTATTAAAATACAATCATCATTTATCTAATAAGGATACGTTAAATTTTGATTATCCAATATCTTTAAAAGATGCTTATTATGAATATCGATATGGGATTTTTGCATAA
- a CDS encoding helix-turn-helix domain-containing protein → MRQLIKDKQLKAFKIGTKWRIPEQEVKRYEENADNE, encoded by the coding sequence ATAAGACAATTAATCAAAGATAAACAACTAAAAGCATTCAAAATAGGTACTAAATGGAGAATACCAGAGCAGGAAGTTAAACGTTATGAAGAAAATGCTGATAATGAATAA
- a CDS encoding DUF4279 domain-containing protein: protein MDISGSFVFSIKDKKLNFKDIEDNLHIEPTKIIKNGQMVGKLKNYEAPYDIWSFEINIIDYKNIFNDLLNLLELLNPYSEYIKEISFDNKNVTIDCYLRSNYGQIGFQMNNKIFKKLVDLGLSLNFHILSYGEATD, encoded by the coding sequence ATGGATATTTCTGGTAGTTTTGTATTTAGTATTAAAGATAAAAAACTGAATTTTAAAGATATTGAGGATAATTTGCATATTGAACCTACTAAAATTATAAAAAATGGTCAAATGGTTGGAAAACTAAAAAATTATGAAGCACCTTATGACATATGGTCATTTGAGATTAATATTATCGATTATAAGAATATTTTTAATGATTTATTAAATTTACTTGAATTATTAAATCCATATTCCGAATATATAAAAGAAATTAGTTTTGATAATAAAAATGTTACAATAGATTGTTATCTTCGTTCTAATTATGGTCAAATTGGCTTTCAAATGAATAATAAAATATTTAAAAAATTAGTAGATTTGGGTTTATCATTAAACTTCCATATACTTTCTTATGGAGAAGCAACAGATTAA
- a CDS encoding DNRLRE domain-containing protein — translation MFRRNRLKLKKEECPNSYLVFKKFAKYICLVLGLTMVLSSVNWNAFITKADDTVIQFPTESNNQDIDKEDIFENEYLDNSLVPIDFELTENRTEYEKYFRKIDGTYEVAIYNQPVHYFKNGKWEDIDNRLNENKDELETKANKFKLKFPKKLDDNKKIKLKMDDYSIDWKVLGIDGSDAQYEHNKIKSNDKRELTNINQTIKYRNIQNNVDIEYLVNGSNIKENIVLNEYISDFSISFEYKLSNLKIIQNDEEQVLFVNENNDIIFTFDELYMFDINENISFDINYDIKKTGDNAYLVTITPDNNWMLNASYPVVIDPTLKSDTTSMLIYDTYISEANPSTNYSSSSEMKVSSLSSADEYKGLLYFYIPSSIMDKVITYSHLTLTKKTATEGRQINLYKNLKTFSSSSVTWNSWIETLEPSYDTQVVDYHFVDSNNKYIFDITRPVKEWQATGDNRTTGFTIADEMDDDEVLGSFNSVYQMGDSTLTNRPTITIGYEEPSGLKDYWTYTSQDMGMIGTSYISDYTGNLTFVRNDFSLNNEFMSLSLSFFYSNYTRNEDIGYGAGWRTSYSMQVLKDSVSNKYYLLKPDGDKVFYMNENCEQVSSATYSCDAISEDGSRMLMERNIYNGSNLDFQITTKSDIEYNFDSTGRLENIRNVKTNHYIRVYYIDSTSKKIDYVKDEADNRIDFTYDSINHKIIIELKLKQSDGTYRPVEEKKYFFDCYNNLDYISQGYRYGTDTNTSTSMVYDYTLQYYFDSDHKLINAYNESKNLVLKNKIEYQYSTNNQVKKVIVSENYKQLSEFDIVYDYNKTTYTDYLGKSIYYTFDNYGHTTNILDDFGNSTFYKYSGLFTLVENDEQNEFNLLNLEPNYYNNHHLLYNSDVLKQQQNPVSNHGFEYDLRIVDEITGWNIYEGSDGNVGLTSAEALVGDKSLKIEKGTSTAYASQNFHLDAGNYKVEAWIKNSGGAPGAYIDVISPDIKGKINKVYSTDGWDKYELIFTLGTGKTITIKLINESVSTAYFDNVQIVEGFVDSRYNMVSNNSFEDFYKGGWTLNGANYDDIYESGEFEEILGGHVISIIGDSSTRKSFEQDITNFVTERETFIVGGWAKANAVPNKAFFINNEPYDIIDTYDTVSDGRFFGLMVIMDCEIDGWEVKVTKYLTFDPSITDWQYQMREFELPGKINKVIIKGAYQGEGTAYFDNLQLYHDKIGTEYTYGKTGNLDRVVDKNGETTSYKYDSNDNVETKKSNDVTTNFKRNTSYQIEEISRNNVHTTFEYDLDTNQLTDTKVGYDINLSINEQDKWFKTSTTYTTDHQYINSVKDEFGNITTMYTDPTVSLITSITDALGNSKSFIYDEHGNIEDSSIQDIDTGANINVKYEYDIYGRLWKIIRDGLVYEFAYNSIDQITSVKIADVTVISYDYVEKYIQDSNKTYYTDILNSQTYGNGDIISFEYTDENQIKKIKFNGNVRYEYEYDSSARLSIYKDIYNNNIYFYSYDLAGRLEVITDKDDNEIQYIYDNDGNVSKYVYEIGNINRGVSFHYNSTTGEHDFTTYEVNGTDIRKNINYQEDSLRRLDNIELLIGANTFTKQIGYDDYLVDSSMGNATNRVYSIIYKKNGTADEYHFYNYDANHNITSIKVRTGTGTLIDQYDYQYDGFNQLVREDIWINSGDTSFTKYYHYDTRGNITDAKTFLYGQQDYKEPTIPSYYEVSTGLNSVKMYYNDVHDYNDIYKLSIEESPSLSFTYYDVTNQMYITGMTTTQTYSNLNISKEGYYYSSYTATDEKLYNIEFKIVFKVGSPEDSPNVPQKHMKYIYDNAWKDQISSIQYFKNGTYFQTHIFEYDKSGNPTNLYDISIDGYDSKTFNWDGRQLTYVKGHNYQAYYKYNDQGIRTEKKVQPSSGNEIITKYVLDGNRVLVEDNGTDLIYYTYDVDGTLLSMNLNGNEYFYITNLQGDIIKLVDITGNTVVKYKYDAWGNIVDKYNDPSLGFNLSEKNPYRYRGYRFDEETGYYYLNSRYYNPEIGRFINADGQLNEGILGKNMYAYTENNPVMYVDPNGDSIILACIIIGTIIGAAAGGTVAYNVAKENGAEGWELAGWTALGIVGGGVTGGFLGYYAAPSITGLLGAQISIPTGWALASTGAGSMYVVTSTVTISGAQVATATALTGLMFFASKRDLKMVNDAAKEVGVDRDLFGEYIHEVKAELGMKPNQNFKYKKLIDLAKELLKSIGR, via the coding sequence ATGTTTAGAAGGAATCGATTAAAATTAAAGAAAGAAGAATGTCCAAATTCATATCTTGTATTTAAAAAATTTGCAAAATATATTTGTTTAGTTTTAGGTTTAACAATGGTTTTGTCATCAGTTAATTGGAATGCTTTTATAACTAAAGCAGATGATACTGTTATTCAATTTCCAACAGAATCAAATAATCAAGATATAGATAAAGAAGATATATTTGAAAATGAGTATTTGGATAATAGTTTAGTTCCTATTGATTTTGAACTTACTGAAAATAGGACTGAATATGAAAAATATTTTAGAAAAATAGATGGTACATATGAAGTTGCAATCTATAATCAACCTGTACATTATTTTAAAAATGGAAAATGGGAGGATATTGATAATAGATTAAATGAAAATAAAGATGAACTAGAAACTAAAGCAAATAAATTTAAACTGAAATTTCCTAAAAAATTAGATGATAATAAAAAAATCAAATTAAAAATGGATGACTATAGTATTGATTGGAAAGTTCTAGGTATTGATGGATCTGATGCACAGTATGAACATAATAAGATTAAATCAAATGATAAAAGGGAACTAACTAATATCAATCAGACTATAAAATATAGAAATATTCAAAATAACGTAGATATAGAATATTTAGTAAATGGAAGTAATATAAAAGAAAATATTGTTCTTAATGAGTATATTTCTGATTTCAGTATAAGTTTTGAATATAAGTTAAGTAACCTAAAAATTATTCAAAATGATGAAGAGCAAGTTTTATTCGTTAATGAAAATAATGATATTATCTTCACTTTTGATGAACTATATATGTTTGACATAAATGAAAATATTTCATTTGACATAAATTATGATATTAAAAAGACAGGTGATAATGCTTATTTAGTAACTATTACACCTGATAATAATTGGATGTTAAATGCAAGTTATCCAGTCGTAATTGATCCAACATTAAAAAGCGATACTACATCTATGTTGATTTACGATACATATATTTCAGAAGCTAACCCTAGTACAAACTATTCTAGTTCTTCAGAGATGAAGGTATCAAGTCTATCCTCTGCTGATGAATATAAAGGATTATTATATTTTTATATTCCATCTAGTATAATGGATAAGGTTATCACTTATTCTCATTTGACACTAACAAAAAAAACAGCAACTGAAGGTCGTCAAATAAATCTTTATAAAAATTTAAAAACATTTTCGAGTTCGAGTGTGACTTGGAATTCTTGGATTGAAACTCTTGAACCAAGTTATGATACACAAGTTGTTGATTATCATTTTGTTGATTCAAATAATAAATACATATTCGATATCACTAGACCAGTTAAAGAATGGCAAGCAACTGGTGATAATAGGACAACTGGTTTTACAATAGCTGATGAAATGGATGATGATGAAGTGTTAGGTTCATTTAATTCAGTATACCAAATGGGTGATAGTACATTAACTAATAGACCTACGATTACTATTGGATATGAAGAACCGTCAGGTCTTAAAGATTACTGGACATACACATCACAAGACATGGGAATGATTGGAACAAGCTATATTAGTGATTATACTGGAAATTTAACATTTGTTAGAAATGACTTTAGTTTGAATAATGAATTTATGTCGTTATCACTCAGTTTCTTCTATAGTAATTATACAAGAAATGAAGATATAGGATATGGAGCTGGTTGGCGAACAAGTTATAGTATGCAAGTTCTCAAAGATTCAGTTAGTAATAAATATTACTTATTAAAACCAGATGGCGACAAAGTTTTCTATATGAATGAAAACTGTGAACAGGTATCAAGTGCTACTTATAGTTGTGATGCGATTTCAGAAGATGGTTCAAGGATGTTAATGGAGCGTAATATTTATAATGGTAGTAACCTAGATTTCCAAATTACAACTAAATCTGATATAGAATATAATTTTGATTCAACTGGAAGGTTAGAAAATATAAGGAATGTTAAAACAAACCATTATATAAGGGTCTATTATATTGATTCAACATCAAAAAAAATAGATTATGTTAAAGATGAAGCTGATAATAGAATTGATTTTACTTATGATTCAATTAACCATAAAATTATAATTGAGTTAAAACTTAAACAATCTGATGGAACATATAGACCTGTTGAGGAAAAGAAATATTTTTTTGATTGTTATAATAATTTAGACTACATTTCGCAAGGGTATAGATACGGAACAGATACAAACACTTCAACTTCAATGGTGTACGATTATACATTACAATATTACTTTGACAGTGACCATAAGTTAATTAATGCATACAACGAATCAAAAAATTTAGTTTTAAAAAATAAAATTGAATATCAATACTCCACAAATAACCAAGTGAAAAAAGTTATAGTTTCTGAAAATTATAAACAATTAAGTGAATTTGATATTGTTTATGACTATAATAAGACTACATATACTGATTACTTAGGTAAATCAATTTATTATACTTTTGATAATTATGGACATACAACTAATATTTTAGATGATTTTGGAAATTCAACATTTTACAAATATTCAGGATTATTTACCCTTGTTGAAAATGACGAACAAAACGAATTTAATTTATTAAACTTAGAACCGAATTATTACAACAATCATCATCTTTTATATAATTCAGATGTTTTAAAACAACAACAAAATCCAGTAAGTAATCATGGCTTTGAATATGACTTGAGAATTGTTGATGAAATTACTGGTTGGAATATTTATGAAGGTAGTGATGGAAACGTAGGATTAACTTCTGCTGAAGCTTTAGTTGGTGACAAATCACTTAAAATAGAAAAAGGAACATCAACTGCTTACGCTTCACAAAACTTTCATTTAGATGCTGGAAATTATAAAGTTGAAGCCTGGATAAAAAATTCTGGAGGAGCTCCAGGAGCATATATAGATGTTATTTCACCTGATATAAAGGGAAAAATTAATAAAGTTTATAGTACAGATGGTTGGGATAAGTATGAATTAATATTTACATTAGGTACAGGTAAAACTATTACAATAAAACTCATTAATGAAAGTGTGTCAACTGCCTACTTTGATAATGTTCAAATTGTTGAAGGTTTTGTAGATTCTCGTTATAATATGGTGTCAAATAATTCTTTTGAAGATTTTTATAAGGGGGGATGGACTTTAAATGGTGCAAATTATGATGATATTTATGAATCAGGTGAATTTGAGGAAATTCTTGGAGGTCATGTTATATCAATAATTGGTGATAGTAGCACACGTAAATCATTTGAACAAGATATAACTAACTTTGTAACTGAAAGAGAAACTTTTATAGTTGGAGGATGGGCAAAAGCCAATGCAGTTCCAAATAAAGCATTTTTCATAAATAATGAACCATATGATATAATTGATACATATGATACTGTTTCTGACGGTAGATTTTTTGGTCTCATGGTTATAATGGATTGTGAAATAGATGGTTGGGAAGTAAAGGTAACTAAATATTTGACCTTTGATCCATCAATCACAGATTGGCAATATCAAATGCGAGAGTTTGAACTACCAGGAAAAATTAATAAAGTTATAATAAAAGGTGCATATCAAGGGGAAGGAACAGCTTATTTTGATAATTTACAATTATACCATGATAAGATAGGAACAGAATATACATACGGTAAGACAGGTAATTTAGATAGGGTTGTCGATAAAAATGGTGAAACTACATCATATAAATATGATTCAAACGATAATGTTGAAACGAAAAAATCTAATGATGTTACTACTAATTTTAAAAGAAATACATCATATCAAATTGAAGAAATATCAAGAAATAACGTACATACCACCTTTGAATATGACCTTGATACAAATCAATTAACAGATACTAAAGTAGGTTATGATATAAATCTATCTATCAATGAACAAGATAAGTGGTTTAAAACATCAACAACATATACTACTGACCATCAGTATATAAACTCTGTAAAAGATGAATTTGGTAATATTACAACAATGTATACTGATCCTACTGTATCACTTATTACATCCATAACAGATGCGTTAGGAAATTCTAAATCTTTTATTTATGATGAACATGGTAATATTGAAGATTCTAGTATTCAAGATATAGACACAGGTGCTAATATAAATGTTAAATATGAGTATGATATATATGGTAGATTATGGAAGATTATACGAGATGGGTTAGTATATGAGTTTGCTTACAATAGTATTGATCAAATTACATCTGTTAAAATAGCTGATGTTACGGTTATATCGTATGATTATGTTGAAAAGTATATTCAGGATAGCAATAAAACATATTATACAGATATTCTAAATAGTCAAACGTATGGAAATGGAGACATCATTAGTTTTGAATATACTGATGAAAATCAAATAAAGAAAATTAAATTTAATGGTAATGTAAGATATGAGTACGAATATGATTCTAGTGCAAGATTGTCAATATATAAAGATATCTACAATAATAACATCTATTTTTATTCATATGATTTAGCTGGTCGATTAGAAGTAATAACTGATAAAGATGATAATGAAATCCAATATATCTATGATAATGATGGAAATGTGAGTAAATATGTATATGAAATCGGAAATATAAATAGAGGTGTATCTTTCCATTATAATTCCACAACTGGAGAACATGACTTTACAACTTATGAAGTTAATGGAACCGATATTAGAAAAAATATTAATTACCAAGAGGATTCTCTTAGAAGACTAGATAATATTGAACTGTTGATTGGAGCAAATACATTTACAAAACAAATTGGTTATGATGACTATCTTGTAGATTCTTCAATGGGAAATGCGACTAACAGAGTATATTCAATAATCTATAAAAAAAATGGTACTGCTGACGAATATCATTTCTATAATTATGATGCAAATCATAATATAACGTCGATTAAGGTTAGAACAGGTACCGGTACATTAATAGACCAATATGATTATCAATATGATGGTTTTAATCAGCTTGTAAGAGAAGATATATGGATAAATAGTGGTGATACTTCCTTTACTAAATATTACCATTATGATACAAGAGGTAATATCACAGATGCAAAAACTTTTCTATATGGACAACAAGATTATAAAGAACCAACTATACCTTCTTATTATGAAGTAAGTACAGGACTTAATTCTGTAAAAATGTATTATAATGATGTTCATGATTACAATGATATTTATAAGCTGAGTATTGAAGAAAGTCCATCTTTATCTTTTACTTATTATGATGTAACTAATCAGATGTATATTACCGGTATGACTACTACACAGACTTACTCAAATTTAAATATTTCAAAAGAAGGATATTATTATAGTAGTTATACTGCAACTGATGAGAAATTATATAATATCGAGTTCAAGATTGTTTTTAAGGTAGGAAGCCCAGAGGATTCACCAAATGTACCACAAAAACATATGAAATATATCTATGATAATGCATGGAAAGACCAAATAAGTTCTATACAATACTTTAAAAATGGTACTTATTTTCAAACACATATATTTGAATATGATAAGAGTGGTAATCCTACTAACCTGTATGATATAAGTATCGATGGTTATGATAGTAAGACATTTAATTGGGATGGAAGACAACTTACTTATGTAAAAGGACATAATTATCAAGCATATTACAAGTATAATGACCAAGGTATCAGAACCGAAAAAAAAGTACAACCTAGTTCAGGAAATGAAATAATAACAAAATACGTTTTAGATGGTAATAGGGTTCTAGTTGAAGATAATGGAACCGACCTAATCTACTATACATATGATGTTGATGGCACATTACTAAGTATGAACCTAAATGGAAATGAATATTTCTATATTACTAATTTACAAGGAGATATCATAAAACTGGTTGATATAACAGGTAACACTGTGGTAAAATACAAGTACGATGCATGGGGAAACATAGTAGATAAGTACAATGACCCATCATTAGGATTTAATCTATCAGAAAAGAACCCATATCGTTATAGAGGATATCGATTTGATGAAGAAACAGGGTATTATTATTTAAATAGTCGTTATTATAATCCTGAGATAGGTCGTTTCATCAATGCAGATGGTCAATTAAATGAAGGTATTTTAGGTAAAAACATGTATGCCTATACAGAAAACAATCCAGTTATGTATGTGGATCCTAATGGTGATTCCATAATCTTAGCCTGTATAATCATTGGTACAATCATTGGAGCAGCTGCTGGGGGTACTGTTGCTTATAACGTTGCAAAAGAAAATGGTGCTGAAGGATGGGAATTAGCAGGCTGGACTGCACTAGGAATTGTAGGCGGAGGAGTAACAGGAGGATTTTTAGGTTATTATGCTGCACCAAGTATTACTGGTTTATTAGGAGCACAGATTTCTATTCCAACAGGCTGGGCTCTAGCTAGTACTGGTGCAGGATCAATGTATGTAGTTACATCAACGGTTACAATAAGTGGTGCCCAAGTTGCAACAGCAACAGCTTTGACAGGACTAATGTTTTTTGCAAGTAAGAGGGATTTGAAAATGGTTAATGATGCAGCTAAAGAGGTTGGAGTTGATAGAGATCTTTTTGGTGAATATATTCACGAGGTAAAAGCAGAACTTGGAATGAAGCCAAACCAAAATTTTAAATATAAAAAACTAATAGATTTAGCAAAAGAACTTCTTAAATCAATAGGAAGGTAG